One genomic window of Helicobacter kayseriensis includes the following:
- a CDS encoding metal ABC transporter permease — translation MLEYYLSLLEIPFITNALLAIFPLSIMCGILGSLIIINRLSYVAGGLTHSAYGGIGIGVYFGLPILVSAMSFSLAIAFLMAYLIKHHKHASDNFIGAIWAFGMALGIILLQASNGYQADMIGYLFGNILVLSTTNLWLIFGLSLMILGITIIFFPQIQALSYDEDFAKTRGIHCTKIFYLIVLMIASCVVISMQAVGLILIIALLSIPTFIAQSLSKTLKGMIILSSLLNLVFCFLGLLMSFAFNLSSGASIVLVSVFGFVLYLISKKIFRDLG, via the coding sequence ATGCTTGAATACTATCTCTCTTTGCTTGAGATTCCTTTCATCACCAATGCTCTTTTGGCAATCTTCCCTCTTAGCATTATGTGCGGGATCTTAGGATCTCTTATCATTATCAATCGATTGTCTTATGTTGCCGGAGGGCTTACACATAGTGCTTATGGCGGGATTGGAATAGGGGTTTATTTTGGCCTTCCAATTTTGGTGAGTGCGATGAGTTTTTCGCTAGCAATCGCATTTTTGATGGCCTATCTTATCAAACACCATAAACACGCAAGTGATAATTTTATTGGTGCAATTTGGGCCTTTGGAATGGCTCTAGGAATCATCCTCTTGCAAGCTTCAAATGGCTATCAAGCTGATATGATTGGATATCTCTTTGGCAATATTTTAGTCCTATCAACCACAAACCTTTGGCTTATTTTTGGACTGTCTTTGATGATTTTGGGAATCACTATCATCTTTTTCCCTCAGATTCAAGCTCTGAGCTATGATGAAGATTTTGCCAAAACGCGAGGAATTCACTGCACCAAGATCTTTTATCTAATCGTTTTAATGATTGCCTCTTGTGTTGTTATTAGTATGCAGGCGGTTGGACTAATTCTTATTATTGCACTTCTTAGCATTCCAACTTTTATCGCCCAATCCCTAAGCAAAACACTCAAAGGTATGATCATCCTCTCAAGTCTTTTAAATCTTGTCTTTTGTTTCTTGGGACTCCTAATGAGCTTTGCTTTTAATCTCTCAAGCGGAGCTAGTATCGTCTTGGTTAGCGTTTTTGGCTTTGTTTTATATTTGATATCAAAAAAGATCTTTAGAGATCTTGGATAA
- a CDS encoding metal ABC transporter ATP-binding protein: MIQINGLNFTYANQTVLSNISLQYDCSQFLGIIGNNGGGKSTLLKLILGLLDDPSDAISRDLPISKIGYVPQHIANNPHFPICVFDLVLMGRTRPFGFYTSQDKKQVLKILEELHIAHLAHKNFNSLSGGQKQKTLIARALCADSQILILDEPTAHIDTHSTLEIFSLLSKLHSQGKGIITVCHDLELLLSHATHIAHLQTTLTCFAIPKQEQELIRAFGCKHHIKGNCDA; the protein is encoded by the coding sequence ATGATTCAAATCAATGGTTTAAACTTCACCTACGCCAACCAAACTGTGCTTTCAAATATTTCTCTCCAATATGATTGCTCCCAATTTTTAGGAATCATTGGCAACAATGGTGGAGGAAAATCAACGCTTCTAAAGCTTATTTTGGGGTTATTAGATGACCCTTCAGATGCAATCTCTCGCGATCTTCCCATTTCTAAGATTGGCTATGTCCCACAGCACATTGCCAACAATCCCCACTTCCCTATTTGTGTTTTTGATCTTGTTTTGATGGGTCGCACGCGCCCATTTGGCTTTTATACCTCACAAGACAAAAAGCAAGTGCTGAAAATCTTAGAAGAGCTTCATATCGCTCATCTAGCCCACAAAAATTTCAATTCCCTTAGTGGCGGACAAAAGCAAAAAACTCTCATTGCGCGCGCATTGTGTGCAGATTCTCAAATCCTCATTCTTGATGAGCCTACAGCGCACATTGACACACATTCTACTCTAGAGATTTTTTCCCTTTTGTCCAAACTCCACTCACAAGGAAAAGGAATCATCACTGTATGTCATGATCTTGAGCTTTTGCTCTCGCATGCAACACACATCGCTCACCTCCAAACAACCCTTACTTGCTTTGCAATTCCAAAGCAAGAGCAAGAACTCATCAGGGCTTTTGGGTGCAAACATCACATCAAAGGAAATTGCGATGCTTGA
- a CDS encoding metal ABC transporter solute-binding protein, Zn/Mn family, whose product MKKIKSLFFILFGLGVYLNAKPLITVSIPPQAYFLSQIAGTTVDIHTLIPQGADPHTFEFKPQMLIALQKSDLYLTIGLEFEEIWIPKFKTNLAHTQILSIAPKQEAECCHHNHNHNHNHDHDHDHDHDHDHDHDHDHDHDHDHSTTEHKHDPHTWLSPILVKSIATNIAQILIAQYPQNASLYEKNLQSFIARIDALHQNISNKLKPLKNRTFITYHPAWGYFAKDYQLQEISIEFEGKEPTPQILKSIFNTIRSHHIQTIFVQNGFSIKTASDIAKNTGAKTWITNPLAYEWEKELLHFTEGLLQ is encoded by the coding sequence ATGAAAAAAATCAAGTCTCTATTCTTCATACTTTTTGGCTTAGGTGTCTACCTAAATGCCAAACCACTCATCACCGTTAGCATCCCTCCTCAAGCCTACTTTCTCTCCCAAATTGCAGGCACAACGGTTGATATTCACACACTTATTCCTCAAGGAGCCGATCCACATACTTTTGAGTTTAAGCCTCAAATGCTTATTGCGTTGCAAAAAAGTGATTTGTATCTCACAATTGGATTAGAGTTTGAAGAGATTTGGATCCCCAAATTTAAAACTAATCTTGCACATACCCAAATCCTCTCTATCGCACCAAAGCAAGAAGCAGAGTGCTGCCATCACAATCACAATCACAATCACAATCACGACCACGACCACGACCACGACCACGACCACGACCACGACCACGACCACGACCACGACCACGACCACGACCATTCTACCACAGAGCACAAGCACGATCCTCACACTTGGCTTAGCCCAATCTTGGTAAAATCCATTGCGACAAACATCGCTCAAATACTCATTGCCCAATATCCACAGAATGCTTCATTGTATGAAAAAAATCTGCAATCCTTTATCGCTAGAATCGATGCGCTACATCAAAACATTTCAAACAAACTCAAACCACTCAAAAATCGCACCTTCATCACCTACCATCCAGCATGGGGATACTTTGCCAAAGACTATCAACTCCAAGAAATTTCAATCGAATTTGAAGGAAAAGAACCCACTCCACAGATTCTCAAATCCATTTTTAACACCATCAGATCTCACCACATTCAAACTATCTTTGTCCAAAATGGCTTTTCAATCAAAACCGCCTCTGATATCGCAAAAAATACAGGAGCCAAAACTTGGATTACAAATCCTTTGGCCTATGAGTGGGAAAAGGAGCTTTTGCACTTTACTGAAGGACTACTTCAATGA
- a CDS encoding transcriptional repressor translates to MNVHQLLKDHHIGISKLRVEILQTLARSKTPLSFESFLLEANKTTFYRNMELFEREGIVVRTELNRKGFYELADRVGAYFVCEVCHEFQNMQMPSIKGRVKSVLAKGVCQKCDEE, encoded by the coding sequence ATGAATGTGCATCAGCTTCTCAAAGATCATCATATTGGAATCAGTAAGTTGAGAGTAGAAATATTGCAAACTCTTGCGCGCTCAAAAACTCCTTTGAGCTTTGAATCCTTTTTGCTTGAGGCAAACAAGACGACTTTCTACCGCAATATGGAACTTTTTGAGCGAGAGGGGATTGTGGTGCGAACAGAACTCAATAGAAAAGGGTTTTATGAATTGGCCGATCGCGTAGGGGCATATTTTGTTTGCGAGGTTTGTCATGAATTTCAGAATATGCAAATGCCATCTATCAAAGGAAGAGTGAAGAGCGTATTGGCTAAAGGTGTATGCCAAAAATGCGATGAGGAGTAG
- the wecB gene encoding non-hydrolyzing UDP-N-acetylglucosamine 2-epimerase yields the protein MRILTIIGARPQFIKHAILQKKLADYGIEEILLHTGQHFDFAMSEVFFQELEMRKPQILLEIKERESLLQLGSMLIQMHQRLKSENFDCVVVYGDTTTTLAGSLFAKERGVKLVHIEAGLRSGDLTMPEERNRIMSDQISDLLFAPTLGAYENLLREDVKGKAFISGDVMLDSFLHFSFRAQKPQGVEIPRDFILCTLHRQSNVDDMERLRVLLQGLGEVGKKIPILLPLHPRTQRRLKEFCISLPSSICLLPPQGYLQTLWLLKHCVYVFTDSGGLQKEAYFAKKKCLVLREVSEWKELVESGACELLGQRTIDQAFEALGAFEVLPNLYGEGDSVRKILRVLKEELGAECIDIK from the coding sequence ATGAGAATCCTGACAATCATTGGCGCTAGACCCCAATTTATCAAGCATGCGATTTTGCAAAAAAAGCTTGCAGATTATGGAATAGAAGAGATTTTGTTGCATACTGGGCAACATTTTGATTTTGCAATGAGTGAGGTTTTTTTTCAGGAATTGGAGATGAGAAAACCTCAAATCCTTCTTGAGATCAAGGAAAGAGAGAGTTTGTTGCAGTTGGGGTCTATGCTTATCCAAATGCATCAAAGGCTTAAAAGTGAGAATTTTGATTGTGTTGTTGTTTATGGGGATACAACAACGACCCTTGCTGGAAGTCTTTTTGCCAAAGAAAGGGGTGTGAAGCTTGTGCATATCGAAGCAGGTCTAAGAAGTGGAGATCTTACAATGCCTGAAGAGCGAAATCGAATCATGAGCGATCAAATTTCAGATCTTTTGTTTGCACCTACACTGGGGGCGTATGAAAATCTTTTAAGGGAAGATGTCAAAGGAAAAGCGTTCATTAGCGGAGATGTGATGCTGGATAGCTTTTTGCACTTTTCATTTAGGGCGCAAAAACCTCAAGGGGTGGAGATCCCTAGAGATTTTATTCTTTGCACGCTTCATCGGCAAAGCAATGTAGATGATATGGAGAGATTAAGGGTTTTGTTGCAGGGATTGGGCGAAGTGGGGAAGAAGATCCCGATTCTCTTGCCTCTTCATCCGCGTACTCAAAGAAGACTTAAAGAGTTTTGTATTTCTCTTCCTTCTTCTATTTGTCTTCTTCCTCCTCAAGGGTATTTGCAAACTCTTTGGCTCTTAAAGCATTGTGTATATGTTTTTACTGATAGCGGAGGATTGCAAAAAGAGGCATATTTTGCGAAGAAAAAATGTCTTGTTTTGAGAGAAGTGAGCGAGTGGAAGGAGCTTGTAGAAAGTGGGGCATGTGAATTGTTGGGTCAGAGGACAATAGACCAAGCTTTTGAAGCTTTAGGAGCTTTTGAAGTTCTCCCCAATCTCTATGGAGAAGGCGATAGCGTGAGGAAGATTCTAAGGGTTTTGAAAGAGGAATTAGGGGCAGAATGTATTGATATAAAATAA
- a CDS encoding toxin-antitoxin system YwqK family antitoxin, whose protein sequence is MKNNTLALIAFTILASHTLQANQACHSEKDKIKGCIEKEFFKDENLWKEVPYLQGKKQGIEKWIDPTLGVLREIPYKDGKINGIVKGYYEQGVIWWEASYKNDQQEGEMRGYYRDGKLEYTTPYHQGKKQGTEKWYNSNATLELEIPYQNGKIDGIEKWYWDNGKIKYHILYTNGVREGETKTYHSTGELQAIITFKDDQAIRGTCSNRHKLSASQLSQLTEDLFYINTFCP, encoded by the coding sequence ATGAAAAACAATACTCTTGCTCTTATAGCTTTTACCATCCTAGCATCTCACACCCTTCAAGCAAACCAAGCATGCCACAGTGAAAAAGACAAAATCAAAGGATGTATAGAAAAAGAATTTTTTAAAGATGAAAATCTATGGAAAGAAGTACCCTACCTTCAAGGAAAAAAACAAGGAATAGAAAAATGGATTGACCCCACTTTGGGAGTCTTAAGAGAGATTCCCTACAAAGATGGGAAAATCAATGGAATAGTCAAAGGATATTATGAACAAGGAGTCATTTGGTGGGAAGCTTCTTACAAAAATGATCAACAAGAAGGGGAAATGCGGGGATATTATCGCGATGGAAAACTTGAATACACCACCCCTTATCATCAAGGCAAAAAACAAGGAACAGAAAAATGGTATAACTCAAATGCAACTCTAGAACTTGAGATCCCCTACCAAAATGGAAAAATTGATGGAATTGAAAAATGGTATTGGGACAATGGAAAAATCAAATACCATATTCTCTACACAAATGGAGTCAGAGAAGGAGAGACAAAAACTTATCATTCAACAGGAGAACTTCAGGCAATCATCACCTTCAAAGATGATCAGGCTATCCGTGGAACATGCTCCAACCGACATAAACTTTCAGCCTCTCAACTATCTCAACTCACAGAAGATTTATTTTATATCAATACATTCTGCCCCTAA
- the pnuC gene encoding nicotinamide riboside transporter PnuC translates to MLQILMLQFKNLSIYFYITLACVCGIVGWLSYMSGSYGLELFVAILGIMYAFFAGEGKLVCFVFGLIYSAMYAYIAFEARLYGDVMLNLFYLPINILGLWLWNQNQKEERVTVRFLGLREIVLSLCVVVVLGVGYGEILKSANSAFAYLNAFSVVLQILAFYLQAKRYVENYLFVSIANVLSVLMWGFFYYKDSTALPQLLNMCVFLGIGLWYWRIWISQARGGLVR, encoded by the coding sequence ATGCTTCAGATTCTAATGCTTCAATTTAAAAATCTTTCGATTTATTTTTATATAACATTGGCTTGCGTGTGTGGGATTGTAGGGTGGTTGAGCTATATGAGCGGGTCTTATGGTCTTGAGTTATTTGTTGCAATTTTGGGGATTATGTATGCATTTTTTGCAGGAGAGGGGAAGCTTGTATGTTTTGTATTTGGTTTGATATATTCGGCTATGTATGCCTATATCGCTTTTGAAGCAAGGCTTTATGGGGATGTGATGCTCAATCTTTTTTATCTGCCCATCAATATTTTAGGACTTTGGCTGTGGAATCAAAATCAAAAAGAAGAGAGAGTGACGGTCAGATTTCTTGGGCTTAGAGAGATTGTTTTGAGCTTATGCGTGGTTGTGGTGTTGGGTGTAGGATATGGCGAGATTTTGAAATCTGCAAATTCTGCCTTTGCTTATCTCAATGCTTTTAGTGTCGTGCTACAAATCTTGGCATTTTATCTTCAGGCGAAGCGATATGTGGAAAATTATCTCTTTGTGAGTATTGCCAATGTGCTTTCTGTTTTGATGTGGGGGTTTTTTTATTATAAAGATTCGACGGCATTGCCCCAATTATTGAATATGTGCGTATTTTTGGGAATCGGGCTATGGTATTGGAGGATTTGGATCAGTCAAGCAAGGGGTGGTTTAGTGCGATGA
- a CDS encoding thiamine diphosphokinase, giving the protein MRAVILANGEFPKKSQLVEELRSAEFLIVCDGAIVHLESLGILPDVIIGDLDSIPLELQKKYASQVVRISEQMSNDLSKAFYFCLHKGFDEFLILGATGKREDHALGNISLLYEYAQQCKSIVMKSDYGEFEALRLPCKVSSQKGMQISLFCFDTQVRITSTNLKYPLNQLSLHLLANGTLNEAMGEEFELQSDREAWMIVYKALLEG; this is encoded by the coding sequence ATGAGAGCTGTGATTTTGGCCAATGGAGAATTTCCCAAGAAGAGTCAATTGGTAGAAGAGTTGAGGAGTGCTGAGTTTTTGATTGTGTGTGATGGTGCGATTGTGCATCTTGAGAGTTTGGGAATCCTTCCAGATGTCATTATTGGGGATCTAGATAGTATTCCTTTGGAGCTTCAGAAAAAATATGCAAGTCAAGTTGTAAGAATCTCAGAGCAAATGAGCAATGACCTTTCCAAGGCTTTTTATTTTTGTCTTCATAAAGGTTTTGATGAATTTTTGATTTTAGGTGCTACGGGCAAGAGAGAAGATCATGCTTTGGGGAATATTTCTTTGCTCTATGAATATGCACAGCAATGTAAGAGCATTGTGATGAAGAGCGATTATGGGGAATTTGAAGCGTTGCGTCTTCCTTGCAAGGTCAGCTCTCAAAAGGGAATGCAGATCTCGCTTTTTTGTTTTGACACTCAAGTAAGGATTACTTCTACAAATCTTAAATATCCGCTCAATCAACTATCCCTTCATCTTTTGGCTAATGGCACCCTTAATGAGGCGATGGGAGAAGAGTTTGAGCTCCAATCAGATCGAGAAGCGTGGATGATTGTTTATAAGGCTTTGCTTGAGGGTTGA
- the msrP gene encoding protein-methionine-sulfoxide reductase catalytic subunit MsrP — MITPQELFLKRRKFMKLGVGASVAPFLIDSLMAQTSFGAPLDYVAQNSPLNPTQEELATSYNNFYEFGFGKDDPKRNSKAFAPKSWKLSITGEVKKPLQIELQDLLRRVKLQERVYRLRCVEAWSMVIPWIGFELRELLAMVEPTPKAKYVKFTTLFDPSMFPAQKSLFPSIDFPYVEGLRLDEAYHPLSILAVGMYGKSLLPQNGAPIRLVVPWKYGFKYIKSIATIELVSERPISTWEKQNPREYGFYANVNPDVPHPRWSQASERVIGERGRQRTLYLNGYDKEVGYLYEGMNPKELY; from the coding sequence ATGATTACACCTCAGGAACTTTTTTTAAAACGTAGAAAATTTATGAAGTTAGGAGTTGGTGCTAGTGTCGCTCCTTTTTTGATTGATTCTTTGATGGCTCAGACTTCTTTTGGCGCTCCTTTGGACTATGTGGCTCAAAACTCTCCGCTCAATCCCACTCAAGAGGAACTCGCAACAAGTTATAACAATTTTTATGAGTTTGGGTTTGGGAAGGATGATCCTAAACGAAATTCTAAAGCTTTTGCTCCCAAATCTTGGAAACTCAGCATCACTGGAGAAGTGAAAAAGCCTTTGCAAATAGAGCTTCAAGATCTTCTTCGGAGGGTCAAATTGCAAGAGAGGGTTTATCGTTTAAGATGTGTTGAGGCTTGGAGTATGGTGATCCCTTGGATTGGGTTTGAGTTGCGTGAGCTTTTGGCAATGGTTGAGCCAACTCCAAAAGCTAAATATGTCAAATTTACAACCTTATTTGATCCCTCAATGTTTCCTGCTCAAAAGTCACTCTTTCCTTCTATTGATTTTCCTTATGTGGAGGGGTTAAGACTTGATGAGGCTTATCATCCTCTAAGTATTCTGGCTGTGGGAATGTATGGCAAAAGCCTTTTGCCCCAAAATGGTGCCCCTATTCGTCTTGTTGTGCCTTGGAAATATGGTTTTAAATACATTAAATCAATCGCAACAATTGAGCTAGTAAGTGAGCGTCCCATTTCAACTTGGGAGAAGCAGAATCCTAGAGAATATGGCTTTTATGCCAATGTCAATCCAGATGTTCCTCATCCTCGTTGGTCGCAAGCAAGTGAGCGAGTGATAGGAGAAAGGGGACGACAAAGAACGCTCTATCTCAATGGTTATGACAAAGAGGTGGGGTATTTGTATGAGGGAATGAATCCAAAAGAGCTTTATTGA
- a CDS encoding methylated-DNA--[protein]-cysteine S-methyltransferase, with translation MEHHLGTLNTPLGKLFCLIENNCISLLHPSPHLVPNSLYINSSHPLLAETQNQLDAYFSKKLQTFNLPLKITSSSFGEKILSALQEIPYGQTLSYKELASHIGHPKSYRALGSVLSKNPILLLISCHRIILSSGDLGQYLWGNERKKKLLTLEGAIFS, from the coding sequence ATGGAACATCATCTTGGCACCTTAAATACTCCTTTAGGAAAATTATTTTGTCTCATTGAAAACAACTGCATTTCACTTCTTCATCCCTCCCCCCACCTTGTGCCAAATTCTCTCTACATAAACTCTTCGCACCCTCTTTTGGCTGAAACACAAAACCAACTAGATGCTTATTTTTCAAAAAAACTCCAAACTTTCAACCTTCCCTTAAAGATCACAAGCTCTTCTTTTGGAGAAAAAATTTTAAGCGCACTCCAAGAGATTCCCTATGGACAAACTTTGAGCTACAAAGAGCTTGCTTCACATATAGGACATCCCAAATCTTACAGAGCTCTAGGCAGTGTCCTTTCAAAAAATCCTATTCTTCTACTGATCTCTTGCCACAGAATCATTCTCTCTAGCGGGGATCTAGGACAATATCTTTGGGGGAATGAACGCAAAAAGAAGCTACTCACTCTAGAAGGTGCTATTTTCTCCTAA
- the ileS gene encoding isoleucine--tRNA ligase, translated as MDYKDTMRLPQTDFPMRGNLCENEPKVYQAWKSQAFQTMREKRLEAKNQGKKFTLHDGPPYANGHIHTGHAVNKILKDIIVKFAYFQGKYPYYTPGWDCHGLPIEQQVEKKIGKAKKDILPKEKIRELCRDWAKEFIQIQSDEFQSLGVLGDFENPYRTLDFEFEADIYQALCEIAKNGLLAQRYKPIYWSWAAESALAEAEVEYEEKESDSVFVAFPLMQESLETLGIDHGALVIWTTTPWTLPANVAIALKPNEVYVMTQKGHIVAKELLESLRQKGVIAQDDEVIGQWDSDKLERLKARNPLNGRESLIILGEHVSTTDGTGCVHTATGHGEDDYYVGLKYDLPTLVPVDEKGRYNDLILSLKLLPSEFLGQNIFEAQDKVIKLLGSALLKHAKIRHSYPHCWRTHQPVIFRATTQWFILMDKPYCEGKTLREVALQEIEKVKFYPESGKNRLKTMIENRPDWCISRQRDWGVPIAFFVDKKTQEVILDEEVLRHLQEIFKSEGCDVWWSKEIVDLLPPSWKSRAEDLEKNQDILDVWFDSGSTWKAVLQSVRYDAGEYPADLYLEGSDQHRGWFQSSLLVSCAIHAKAPFKRVLTHGFCVDEKGEKMSKSKGNVIAPEQVLQEMGGEILRLWVASSDYQNDLKISKDILKQVSEVYRKIRNTIRFLLANTNECKTLVDSCDWSEIDLWIYHLGMKVFDEVQENFAEFEFVKGLALLQNFIVNELSGIYLELCKDILYCESDKSKKRQASMSVMAILAREMLFAVAPILTYTVNEALSYASEAVRDGGKIQNVFDLTRSEVKVAQTPQVDFSELKEIKDAFEGVLDVLKKEGKIKSSLEVEIATEYAFEQLAEWLIVSCVGKECYGEKVGEFEVSGKKFLVYRSAQCKCPRCWRYLTKQEGELCLRCQEVLEERHKI; from the coding sequence ATGGATTATAAGGATACAATGAGGCTTCCCCAAACCGATTTTCCTATGCGAGGAAATCTTTGCGAGAATGAGCCTAAAGTTTATCAAGCGTGGAAGAGTCAAGCCTTTCAGACAATGAGAGAAAAGCGTCTTGAGGCAAAGAATCAGGGCAAAAAATTTACACTTCATGATGGCCCGCCATATGCCAATGGTCATATCCATACTGGGCATGCGGTTAATAAAATTCTTAAAGATATTATTGTTAAATTTGCGTATTTTCAAGGCAAATATCCCTACTATACGCCTGGGTGGGATTGTCATGGACTTCCTATCGAGCAACAAGTAGAAAAAAAGATTGGCAAGGCAAAAAAAGACATTCTTCCCAAAGAAAAAATTAGAGAGCTTTGTCGCGATTGGGCAAAAGAATTTATCCAAATCCAAAGTGATGAATTTCAATCGCTTGGGGTTTTGGGAGATTTTGAGAATCCTTACAGAACGCTTGATTTTGAGTTTGAAGCAGATATTTATCAGGCATTGTGTGAGATTGCCAAAAATGGGCTTTTGGCACAGCGTTATAAGCCTATTTATTGGAGCTGGGCTGCAGAGAGTGCATTGGCTGAAGCGGAAGTGGAGTATGAAGAAAAAGAAAGCGATTCTGTTTTTGTTGCTTTCCCTTTGATGCAAGAGAGTCTTGAGACTTTGGGGATTGATCATGGGGCTTTGGTGATCTGGACGACAACTCCTTGGACATTGCCTGCCAATGTGGCAATCGCGCTTAAGCCCAATGAAGTTTATGTTATGACGCAAAAAGGCCATATCGTAGCAAAAGAGCTTTTAGAATCTTTGAGACAAAAAGGAGTGATCGCTCAAGATGATGAGGTGATTGGACAATGGGATTCGGACAAGCTTGAACGCTTAAAAGCACGCAATCCTCTTAATGGAAGGGAAAGTTTGATCATTTTGGGAGAGCATGTTAGCACCACAGATGGAACAGGGTGTGTGCATACAGCCACTGGGCATGGTGAGGATGATTATTATGTGGGATTAAAATATGATCTACCTACGCTTGTGCCTGTAGATGAAAAAGGGCGATATAACGATCTGATTTTGTCTCTCAAGCTTTTGCCAAGCGAATTCTTGGGACAAAATATTTTTGAAGCTCAAGATAAAGTCATCAAGCTCTTGGGTAGTGCGCTTTTGAAGCACGCAAAGATCAGACATTCCTATCCTCACTGTTGGAGAACGCATCAGCCTGTTATTTTTAGGGCGACAACTCAATGGTTTATTTTGATGGATAAGCCTTATTGTGAGGGAAAAACCTTGCGTGAAGTTGCCCTGCAGGAGATTGAAAAAGTCAAGTTTTATCCAGAAAGTGGCAAGAATCGCTTAAAAACTATGATTGAAAATCGTCCAGATTGGTGTATCTCAAGACAAAGAGATTGGGGTGTGCCTATTGCATTTTTTGTTGATAAAAAAACTCAAGAGGTGATTTTAGATGAGGAGGTTTTGAGACATCTTCAAGAGATTTTTAAAAGCGAGGGATGTGATGTGTGGTGGAGCAAAGAGATTGTTGATTTGCTTCCACCATCTTGGAAGTCGCGTGCAGAAGATCTAGAAAAGAATCAAGATATTTTAGATGTATGGTTTGATAGTGGAAGCACTTGGAAGGCTGTTTTGCAAAGCGTGCGTTATGATGCAGGAGAGTATCCAGCAGATTTGTATCTTGAGGGGAGTGATCAACATCGTGGGTGGTTCCAAAGCTCACTTTTAGTCTCTTGTGCAATTCATGCCAAAGCTCCTTTTAAGCGAGTTTTGACGCATGGGTTTTGCGTAGATGAAAAAGGTGAAAAGATGAGCAAAAGCAAGGGCAATGTGATTGCTCCAGAGCAAGTGCTTCAAGAAATGGGTGGGGAGATTTTAAGGCTTTGGGTGGCAAGCAGTGATTATCAAAATGATTTAAAGATTTCAAAAGATATTTTGAAGCAAGTCAGCGAGGTTTATCGCAAGATCCGCAATACGATCAGATTCCTTTTGGCCAACACAAACGAGTGCAAGACTCTTGTAGATTCTTGTGATTGGAGTGAGATTGATTTGTGGATTTATCATCTTGGAATGAAAGTCTTTGATGAAGTGCAAGAAAATTTTGCTGAGTTTGAGTTTGTGAAAGGGTTGGCACTTTTGCAAAACTTTATTGTCAATGAGTTGAGCGGAATCTATCTTGAGCTTTGCAAGGATATCTTGTATTGTGAAAGTGATAAGAGCAAGAAGCGTCAGGCAAGTATGAGCGTGATGGCAATTTTGGCTAGAGAGATGCTTTTTGCAGTTGCTCCAATTTTGACTTACACTGTCAATGAAGCTTTGAGCTATGCAAGTGAAGCGGTGAGGGATGGAGGAAAGATTCAAAATGTCTTTGATTTGACGCGGAGTGAGGTAAAGGTCGCTCAAACTCCTCAAGTTGATTTTTCAGAACTCAAAGAAATCAAGGATGCTTTTGAGGGCGTCTTGGATGTTTTGAAAAAAGAAGGGAAAATCAAAAGTTCTCTTGAAGTGGAGATTGCAACTGAGTATGCATTTGAACAACTTGCAGAATGGTTGATTGTCTCTTGTGTTGGCAAGGAATGCTATGGCGAAAAAGTAGGAGAATTTGAGGTGTCTGGCAAGAAATTCTTGGTTTATCGATCGGCTCAATGCAAATGTCCAAGGTGCTGGAGATATCTAACAAAGCAAGAGGGGGAATTATGCCTCAGATGTCAAGAGGTGCTTGAAGAAAGGCATAAGATTTAA
- the ruvX gene encoding Holliday junction resolvase RuvX, whose product MSDNNILACDIGLKRIGLASHIQGITLPLPPILRKNRDQAALALSQLLKDRAINILIVGMPESDEHKPHEMERRIKHFVSLVEFSGTIIYVNEALSSKIAQESLFELSKKERKEKIKNGELDSLSAMEILERYLSKQ is encoded by the coding sequence ATGTCCGATAATAATATTTTAGCTTGTGATATTGGGCTCAAACGCATTGGCCTTGCTAGCCACATCCAAGGGATCACTCTTCCTCTTCCACCCATTCTAAGAAAAAATCGCGATCAAGCAGCACTTGCGCTCTCACAACTTCTCAAAGATCGAGCGATTAATATACTTATTGTAGGAATGCCAGAATCAGATGAGCATAAACCCCACGAAATGGAAAGGCGGATCAAACATTTTGTCTCTCTTGTAGAGTTTTCAGGAACAATTATTTATGTCAATGAAGCCCTTAGCTCAAAAATCGCCCAAGAATCTCTTTTTGAGCTAAGCAAAAAAGAAAGAAAAGAAAAGATCAAAAATGGTGAACTCGATAGCCTCTCAGCAATGGAAATCTTGGAAAGATATCTCTCCAAACAATAA